A window of the Streptomyces finlayi genome harbors these coding sequences:
- a CDS encoding MerR family transcriptional regulator, with the protein MLIGEVARRSGVSARMLRHYESLGLVRPSGRTGSGYREYSGEDIRRIFHIESLRSLGLSLREIGRALDDPGFTPSALVGDLIHRTRERLAAETDLLTRLRRIEAADPAGWEDVLQAVALLQALGSKSADARQRAALSSADGIPVPVEALVEAALSETEPNVAGALRWALARSGEDGAALLAKGLGSPVAAVRERAVRSLAEMPGDEAAARLRQALAHTDAVVRAHAALALGTRGAADAVPTLIDMIAEGRNDTDAADALSTLASGAADADRIATGLVDRLAHATTTAPARGRLTQALAGIPGAKASGALMELAHDADRAVALTAAYLLRLRPAR; encoded by the coding sequence GTGCTGATCGGTGAGGTGGCGAGGCGGTCCGGGGTCAGTGCCCGCATGCTCCGGCATTACGAGTCGCTCGGCCTGGTGCGTCCTTCGGGCCGTACGGGCTCCGGGTACCGGGAGTACTCCGGGGAGGACATCCGGCGGATCTTCCATATCGAGAGTCTGCGTTCGCTGGGACTGTCGCTGCGCGAGATCGGGCGCGCGCTCGACGATCCCGGCTTCACCCCGTCGGCGCTCGTCGGCGACCTCATCCACCGGACGCGCGAACGCCTCGCGGCCGAGACCGACCTGCTCACCCGGCTGCGCCGGATCGAAGCCGCGGACCCGGCCGGCTGGGAGGACGTCCTCCAGGCCGTCGCGCTTCTCCAGGCCCTGGGGTCGAAGAGCGCCGACGCGCGCCAGCGCGCCGCCCTTTCCTCGGCCGACGGGATTCCGGTGCCGGTGGAGGCACTGGTGGAGGCGGCACTCAGCGAGACGGAGCCGAACGTCGCCGGGGCCCTTCGCTGGGCGCTGGCGCGATCAGGCGAAGACGGCGCCGCGCTGCTGGCGAAGGGCCTGGGCTCACCGGTGGCAGCGGTGCGGGAACGTGCCGTCCGGTCCCTGGCCGAGATGCCCGGTGATGAGGCTGCCGCGCGTTTGCGGCAGGCGCTCGCGCACACCGATGCGGTGGTGCGCGCTCATGCGGCTCTGGCGCTCGGGACGCGCGGTGCGGCCGATGCGGTCCCCACGCTCATCGACATGATCGCGGAAGGAAGGAACGACACCGATGCGGCCGATGCGCTGAGCACGCTGGCGAGCGGCGCCGCGGATGCGGACCGGATCGCGACCGGGCTCGTCGACCGCCTCGCCCACGCCACCACGACGGCGCCTGCCCGCGGACGGCTGACCCAGGCACTGGCGGGCATCCCGGGGGCGAAGGCGTCAGGCGCCCTCATGGAACTCGCGCATGACGCGGACCGCGCCGTCGCGCTGACCGCCGCGTACCTTCTTCGACTACGCCCCGCACGGTGA